In Rhizobium sp. N324, a single genomic region encodes these proteins:
- a CDS encoding NADH:ubiquinone oxidoreductase subunit NDUFA12: MWNLLVQTFTWWNSQTMGTRFATWRFGKRVGEDEFGNVYYEGGMTSYGLPKRWVIYKGYADASAIPPGWHGWMHHRTDVPPSKENYVAKEWQKAHRPNFTGSPQAYRPPGSLAVPGERPRVTGDYDAWTPGN; this comes from the coding sequence ATGTGGAATCTTCTGGTTCAGACCTTTACCTGGTGGAACAGTCAGACGATGGGCACGCGTTTTGCGACCTGGCGTTTCGGCAAGCGCGTCGGCGAGGATGAATTCGGCAACGTCTATTATGAAGGCGGCATGACTTCCTACGGTCTGCCGAAGCGCTGGGTGATCTACAAGGGCTATGCCGATGCCTCCGCCATTCCGCCGGGCTGGCATGGCTGGATGCATCATCGCACCGATGTTCCGCCCTCCAAGGAAAACTACGTCGCCAAGGAATGGCAGAAGGCGCACCGCCCCAACTTCACCGGGTCTCCGCAGGCCTACCGTCCGCCGGGCTCCCTCGCCGTTCCGGGCGAGCGTCCGCGTGTCACCGGCGATTACGACGCCTGGACGCCGGGCAACTGA
- a CDS encoding DUF2155 domain-containing protein, with the protein MKLFTRNMALRAAGALLALSALLPPVAANAARIENPVAVFSGLDKITGRITTFDVYVNETVQFGALQVTPKACYSRDQAEAQKIDGFVEVDEITLDRKIRRIFTGWMFAASPGLNAVEHPIYDVWLKDCKTSSDVPAPDSTKATAR; encoded by the coding sequence ATGAAGCTCTTCACGCGGAACATGGCGCTGCGTGCCGCCGGGGCGCTGCTGGCGCTCTCGGCCCTGCTTCCGCCGGTTGCGGCAAATGCCGCACGCATCGAAAATCCGGTAGCTGTGTTCTCCGGCCTCGACAAGATCACCGGCCGCATCACCACATTCGACGTCTATGTCAACGAGACGGTGCAGTTCGGCGCGCTGCAGGTGACGCCGAAGGCCTGTTATTCGCGCGACCAGGCCGAAGCGCAGAAGATCGACGGTTTCGTCGAGGTCGATGAGATCACTCTCGACCGCAAGATTCGCCGCATTTTCACGGGTTGGATGTTCGCCGCCAGCCCTGGCCTCAACGCCGTCGAGCATCCGATCTACGACGTCTGGCTGAAGGACTGCAAGACGAGTTCGGACGTCCCGGCTCCCGACAGCACGAAGGCGACAGCGCGCTAA
- a CDS encoding DUF2167 domain-containing protein — protein sequence MRRYFAAAILFALFTGQAGARPYQEMFPNRTDFSEAEKPLLEKLDFQQGAIKLPEAKATLNVPQGFYYLNPADTKTVLVDIWGNPPQAAEGTMGMIFPAKYAPTDIEAWGSVVQYSADGYVSDADAATTNYDELLQNIKNSIRENNVEREKQGFQKITLIGWASTPHYDKSAHAMHWARDLLFGDDMRAPHTLNYSVRTLGRQGVFEFDFVAGLNQLKEIEAVIPTVTTLVQFDTGMAYTDYVEGDKIAAYGMAGMIAAGAGAKIAAKVGLLALAAVFLKKAGILIVVVAGGALRFAKGLFTRNKTPTA from the coding sequence TTGAGACGATATTTTGCGGCGGCGATCCTTTTCGCCTTGTTCACAGGCCAGGCCGGCGCGCGACCTTACCAGGAGATGTTTCCGAACAGGACCGATTTTTCCGAAGCGGAAAAGCCGTTACTGGAGAAGCTCGATTTTCAGCAGGGGGCAATCAAGCTGCCTGAGGCAAAGGCGACGCTGAACGTGCCGCAAGGCTTCTATTATCTCAATCCCGCCGACACGAAGACGGTGCTCGTCGACATCTGGGGAAATCCCCCGCAGGCGGCGGAGGGAACGATGGGGATGATCTTCCCGGCCAAATACGCGCCGACCGATATCGAGGCCTGGGGTTCCGTCGTGCAATACAGCGCCGACGGCTATGTCTCCGACGCCGATGCCGCGACGACCAATTACGACGAACTGCTGCAGAACATCAAAAATTCCATCCGGGAAAACAACGTCGAGCGCGAGAAGCAGGGTTTTCAAAAGATCACGCTTATCGGGTGGGCCTCGACGCCGCATTACGACAAATCCGCGCATGCGATGCACTGGGCGCGCGATCTGTTGTTCGGCGATGACATGCGAGCGCCGCACACCCTGAACTATTCCGTGCGGACCCTCGGCCGCCAGGGCGTATTTGAGTTCGACTTCGTTGCCGGCCTGAATCAGTTGAAGGAGATCGAGGCGGTCATTCCGACCGTCACGACGCTCGTGCAGTTCGACACGGGAATGGCCTATACCGACTATGTCGAAGGCGACAAGATCGCGGCCTACGGCATGGCAGGAATGATCGCCGCAGGCGCCGGCGCCAAGATTGCCGCGAAAGTTGGGTTGCTGGCGCTTGCCGCCGTCTTCCTCAAAAAAGCCGGCATCCTCATCGTCGTCGTGGCTGGCGGCGCGCTTCGCTTTGCCAAGGGTCTTTTCACGAGGAACAAGACACCCACCGCATAA
- the aat gene encoding leucyl/phenylalanyl-tRNA--protein transferase: MAGSRRKSPGITPEILLRAYSIGLFPMAESADDPEIFWVEPELRGVLPFDHFHVSKSLAKTVRRNPFEIRFDHAFDQVIAACAEETSGRPSTWINKTIRSLYSTLFDMGHAHTVEAWDGDELVGGLYGVSLGSAFFGESMFSRRTDASKICLVHLVERLRERGFTLLDTQFTTEHLKTFGAIDVAKADYGVLLEAAMESPHLKF, encoded by the coding sequence ATGGCAGGATCGCGCAGGAAGTCACCAGGCATTACCCCTGAAATCCTCCTGCGCGCCTATTCCATCGGCCTTTTCCCGATGGCCGAATCTGCCGACGACCCGGAGATTTTCTGGGTCGAACCGGAACTGCGCGGCGTACTGCCGTTCGACCATTTCCACGTGTCGAAGAGCCTTGCCAAGACGGTGCGCAGGAATCCCTTCGAGATCCGTTTCGATCACGCTTTCGACCAGGTAATTGCGGCCTGCGCGGAGGAGACATCCGGGCGCCCGAGCACCTGGATCAACAAGACGATCAGATCTCTCTACTCGACGCTGTTCGACATGGGCCATGCCCATACCGTCGAAGCCTGGGACGGCGATGAGTTGGTCGGCGGCCTCTACGGCGTCTCGCTCGGCTCAGCCTTCTTCGGCGAAAGCATGTTCTCACGCCGGACGGATGCCTCGAAGATCTGCCTCGTGCATCTGGTCGAGCGACTGCGGGAAAGAGGCTTCACGCTGCTCGATACACAATTCACCACCGAGCACCTGAAGACGTTCGGCGCGATCGACGTTGCGAAAGCCGATTATGGTGTGTTGCTTGAAGCCGCGATGGAATCGCCACACCTGAAGTTTTAA